A region from the Malus domestica chromosome 07, GDT2T_hap1 genome encodes:
- the LOC103440000 gene encoding methyl-CpG-binding domain-containing protein 10, with product MDFSTLSRRELQTLCKRNKLPANLTNVAMADSLKNLKLVEGIEELLNQSPQKTMNGSLSIPRTAARTSARRRPITEEPESSQPLTRNHRGGTRRAVAEEVVDLEMAEVVPKTPAAPRTRSRAPAASARQKTETQKETASVQKSVYNTRRSVRLLEKTMANLSLGYENSMPLKMNELSSEINNDFEKTDVSVDEGSNMQTVSEANSERVDVSEVPLENEGQLNGDAEENSKADVIEVDDFEQKSEPEAEVSESEAALDDIVVSEVTDAAYDKKPNDEETENSLAAKVSDDVSAEGMDHSIAAEKPEDDITTVEDQNLENDDSDSKSAAGETGDVKDVANVEEADKPEPLTLSLSGDQQPMLSGKDSTYEVAEADYNEKFDFESDSIKDGDSGDSTEGEFSEDEPTDENSVECDKFDSETESMTEDGSDDAVAEEGEKFGDESLVGASNVTKVAEVVVNNSEVDVCVEGDPALDKAPTLPPSESEQLPLQFPRPTLSKPGKSPGKKRSEVTSYIFDDNEENIDDGSDNGGVEVKRDADATDKDSVASGLEAKSLRQLRKMLKSQLKIKTEDKMVEKPRTALQEVAENQMAGNGN from the exons ATGGATTTCTCCACCCTTTCCAGAAGAGAGCTCCAGACTCTGTGCAAGAGGAACAAACTCCCAGCCAACCTCACCAATGTCGCCATGGCCGATTCTCTCAAGAATCTCAAACTC GTGgaaggaattgaagagttgCTGAATCAATCTCCACAGAAAACAATGAACGGCTCACTAAGTATCCCTCGCACTGCTGCAAGAACCTCCGCTCGAAGAAGGCCAATCACTGAAGAGCCAGAAAGCTCACAGCCATTGACACGCAATCACCGGGGCGGGACAAGGAGAGCAGTTGCTGAAGAGGTGGTGGACCTGGAAATGGCCGAGGTGGTGCCTAAGACTCCTGCCGCACCAAGGACTCGGAGTAGGGCTCCAGCTGCTTCTGCTCGCCAAAAGACAGAGACCCAGAAGGAGACAGCTTCCGTGCAGAAGAGCGTGTATAACACGAGGCGATCCGTGAGGCTGCTGGAAAAGACCATGGCTAACTTGAGCCTGGGGTATGAGAACAGTATGCCTCTTAAGATGAATGAACTTTCCTCTGAAATCAACAATGATTTTGAGAAGACGGATGTCTCAGTTGATGAGG GGTCTAATATGCAGACAGTATCGGAGGCGAACTCAGAGAGAGTTGATGTTTCTGAAGTTCCACTGGAGAATGAAGGGCAGTTGAACGGTGATGCGGAGGAAAATAGCAAGGCCGACGTGATTGAAGTAGATGATTTCGAGCAAAAATCTGAACCGGAAGCTGAGGTATCTGAATCAGAGGCAGCCTTAGATGACATTGTGGTTTCAGAAGTTACGGATGCAGCATATGACAAGA AACCTAATGATGAAGAAACAGAAAACTCTTTGGCCGCCAAAGTTTCTGATGACGTTTCTGCTGAGGGCATGGACCATTCTATTGCTGCTGAGAAACCGGAAGATGACATCACTACGGTGGAGGATCAAAATCTTGAGAACGACGATTCTGACTCGAAATCTGCCGCTGGGGAGACTGGAGACGTTAAGGATGTGGCTAATGTAGAAGAAGCTGATAAGCCTGAGCCATTGACTCTGAGCTTGTCTGGTGACCAGCAGCCTATGCTTAGTGGCAAGGACTCAACGTATGAGGTGGCAGAGGCGGATTATAACGAGAAATTCGATTTTGAATCAGACTCGATCAAGGATGGAGATTCTGGTGACAGCACTGAAGGAGAATTTAGTGAAGATGAACCCACGGATGAAAACTCAGTTGAGTGTGATAAGTTCGATTCGGAAACAGAATCCATGACAGAAGATGGTTCTGATGATGCCGTCGCTGAGGAAGGAGAAAAATTTGGTGATGAAAGTTTGGTTGGTGCTAGTAATGTGACTAAAGTAGCAGAAGTTGTGGTCAATAACTCTGAAGTTGATGTTTGTGTAGAAGGCGACCCAGCTTTGGACAAGGCTCCAACATTGCCACCCTCGGAATCTGAGCAGCTTCCGCTTCAGTTTCCCCGTCCAACTCTCTCAAAACCCGGGAAGTCTCCAGGCAAGAAGCGATCGGAAGTCACGAGCTACATCTTCGATGACAATGAGGAAAACATTGATGATGGCAGTGACAATGGCGGAGTTGAGGTCAAGAGAGACGCGGATGCCACCGACAAGGATAGCGTGGCGAGTGGATTGGAGGCTAAGAGTCTAAGGCAGCTAAGGAAAATGCTGAAAAGTCAATTGAAGATCAAGACAGAAGATAAGATGGTAGAGAAGCCAAGAACTGCGTTGCAGGAAGTAGCAGAGAACCAAATGGCAGGCAATGGGAACTGA
- the LOC103440003 gene encoding serine/threonine-protein kinase TIO-like isoform X1: MGVENYHVIELVGEGSFGKVYKGRRKHTGQTVAMKFIMKHGKSDKDIHNLRQEIEILRKLKHENIIEMLDSFESPQEFCVVTEFAQGELFEILEDDKCLPEEQVQAIAKQLVRALHYLHSNRIIHRDMKPQNILIGAGSIVKLCDFGFARAMSTNTVVLRSIKGTPLYMAPELVREQPYNHTADLWSLGVILYELFVGQPPFYTNSVYALIRHIVKDPVKYPDNMSPSFKNFLKGLLNKVPQNRLTWPALLEHPFVKETPHELEAREMRSATAADRGCVAAWRGEGNKVQTSVVAVSSPVHSPASSENNSGISFQNDAQANTPESTTVNSSPNEFPGFANPNEVKQSGFQILDRLENNSRTVKGAQIISQDNEALAHVLVPLKRCSNGPPNSCKDEDIINSNQSLRILSNLVAAGAFQSSGLLDEIIHELLAYTAIIVSMKSSEVNELKAKSFSVIKILVDNAGSSIGGSYFRHWVALSDIFSQVVDCSEDASGRVLYESIACITIMLRRVTQGLKSFSSTSDPNEALKQILDHAKRSGLVDQLCLCLVTAGSSLISGSSNMLRAACEACVAIWFLIDASENLCMKRNAYLFPLNTMRRPSPQLDIRDQDQGSLIGTEASKLVAVVTRAFLRSKAVQVAIHYCLHQRLEASLYAVIQLLLRCCLHNGIVPGVLCGLPTSLPVTTVVSGGGDGTIISEIFSLLSLCISSQNKDPQAVETTTFMSKLTNPTTLVLHSCLILATVAQCLKATGRNSALFMLTTSPKKQLSRLSVLSHHFSSEESKNASFQAHTSSAMLALASILFLESGSSVESSIFEVAVPLIPKSAMLCEYLKLSSGKGNELRLNGPSGALSYWHGLRDGCVGLLESRLRWGGPLAVKQLCASNIPLLLVDLLANNQPEVDSTNDQVGLSPIGVVWTVLSICQCLSGGALTFRQILLRCNHIKLISDLISDMHLKLVKSWVGPGGGKDGVRDITNAVIDVLAFPFVAVQNVPGLPSTTASVNSGALLNLGSPGVRVGMEDKDMVKVIEEDLGKYIKNLLEVGVPGIILWCLEHLDLKDMGRPVAFLAKMIGYRPLAVQLVGKGLLDPKRMRRLLDCSSPREVMLDVLMIVSDLARMDKGFYEYINGASVLEFFKEFLTHEDPNVRSKACSALGNMCRHSSYFYSSLARHQIIGLLIDRCSDPDKRTRKFACFAIGNAAYHDKILYEELRRSIPSLANLLVSSEEDKTKANAAGALSNLVRHSDQLCEDIVSKGAMQSLLKLVADCSVVALNPPGRKDSVNESPLKIALFSLAKMCSHQPCRQFLRSSPLFSVIGRLRQSPESTIANYASLIFTKVADS; encoded by the exons ATGGGAGTCGAGAACTACCATGTGATTGAGCTTGTAGGTGAAGGTTCCTTTGGGAAGGTATACAAGGGAAGGCGAAAGCACACCGGTCAG ACCGTTGCAATGAAATTCATCATGAAGCATGGCAAAAGTGACAAAGATATCCACAATTTAAGACAAGAAATTGAG ATCCTACGAAAGTTGAAGCACGAAAACATCATTGAAATGCTTGATTCCTTTGAAAGCCCACAAGAGTTCTGTGTTGTCACAGAATTTGCACAA GGTGAACTATTTGAAATTCTTGAGGATGATAAGTGCCTTCCTGAAGAACAAGTTCAAGCTATTGCAAAGCAGCTG GTGAGGGCATTGCATTATCTGCATTCCAACCGTATCATCCATCGTGACATGAAACCACAAAACATTCTCATTGGTGCTGGTTCTATTGTTAAG CTCTGTGATTTTGGGTTTGCACGTGCAATGTCCACAAACACTGTTGTTTTGCGATCCATTAAAG GTACTCCTCTGTACATGGCACCTGAACTAGTACGGGAACAACCTTACAACCACACTGCAGATCTCTGGTCTCTTGGAGTAATATT ATATGAATTATTTGTAGGCCAGCCTCCCTTTTATACAAACTCTGTATATGCACTCATCAGGCACATTGTCAAG GATCCAGTTAAATATCCTGACAACATGAGTCCAAGTTTTAAAAACTTTCTTAAGGGACTGCTCAATAAG GTACCTCAAAATCGATTGACTTGGCCAGCTCTTCTGGAACACCCATTTGTTAAAGAGACTCCTCATGAACTGGAGGCTAGG GAAATGCGTTCAGCTACTGCTGCAGATAGGGGATGTGTTGCGGCATGGAGGGGTGAAGGAAACAAAGTTCAAACATCAGTTGTGGCTGTTTCATCTCCTG TCCACTCTCCAGCTTCTTCAGAGAACAACAGTGGAATAAGTTTTCAGAATGATGCTCAAGCAAATACTCCTGAATCCACAACAGTCAATTCTTCCCCAAATGAGTTCCCAGGATTTGCAAATCCTAATGAAGTTAAACAGTCAG GTTTCCAAATTTTGGACAGATTGGAAAATAACTCTCGTACAGTCAAAGGTGCACAAATAATAAGTCAAGATAATGAAGCATTAGCACATGTTTTGGTACCACTAAAAAGATGCTCCAATGGACCCCCAAattcttgcaa GGATGAAGATATTATTAATTCAAACCAGTCTTTGAGAATCCTTTCAAACTTAGTTGCAGCTGGTGCCTTCCAGTCCAGCGGACTGCTTGATGAAATAATACACGAACTTCTTGCTTACACTGCCATCATTGTGAGCATGAAATCTTCTGAAGTAAATGAGTTAAAGGCGAAG AGTTTCTCAGTGATTaaaattttggttgacaatgctGGAAGCAGCATTGGTGGCTCATATTTCAGGCACTGGGTTGCCTTATCTGATATTTTTTCACAG GTTGTGGATTGTAGTGAAGATGCATCTGGAAGAGTTCTGTATGAGTCCATTGCTTGCATTACTATCATGTTAAGAAGAGTCACTCAGGGCCTTAAATCTTTTTCCTCAACCTCTGATCCTAATGAAGCACTGAAACAGATTCTGGATCACGCTAAAAGATCTGGTTTAGTGGACCAACTTTGTCTCTGCTTAGTAACCGCAGGGTCAAGTCTTATTTCAGGCTCTTCAAATATGCTGCGTGCAGCTTGTGAAGCATGTGTGGCAATTTGGTTTCTGATAGATGCATCAGAAAATCTTTGTATGAAAAGAAATGCCTATTTATTCCCGCTAAACACTATGCGCCGGCCTTCACCCCAACTTGACATTAGGGATCAAGATCAAGGTTCTTTGATTGGGACAGAAGCATCAAAACTTGTTGCTGTAGTTACAAGAGCATTCCTTAGATCAAAAGCAGTACAAGTTGCTATCCATTATTGCCTTCACCAACGACTTGAAGCTTCACTGTATGCTGTCATTCAG TTGTTGTTGAGGTGCTGCTTGCATAATGGAATTGTTCCAGGTGTTCTATGTGGCCTGCCTACTTCCCTACCTGTAACTACTGTTGTTAGTGGCGGAGGTGATGGAACCATTATTTCAGAGATATTCTCTTTGTTGTCTTTGTGCATTTCGTCTCAAAATAAAGATCCCCAAGCAGTTGAGACAACCACCTTCATGAGCAAATTAACCAATCCCACTACCTTGGTTCTGCATTCATGCCTCATCCTTGCAACAGTTGCACAATGTTTGAAGGCAACTGGAAGAAATTCTGCACTATTTATGCTAACGACCTCTCCAAAGAAGCAGCTTTCTCGACTTTCTGTCCTTTCTCATCATTTTTCTTCTGAAGAGAGCAAAAATGCCTCCTTTCAAGCTCATACTTCATCAGCCATGCTGGCACTGGCTTCTATTTTGTTCCTTGAATCTGGCAGTTCTGTTGAGTCTTCTATCTTTGAGGTAGCAGTGCCCTTGATTCCTAAAAGTGCCATGCTATGTGAATACCTGAAGCTTTCATCAGGCAAAGGAAATGAATTGCGTTTGAATGGCCCCAGTGGTGCTCTCTCATACTGGCATGGTCTAAGGGATGGATGTGTTGGCTTGCTGGAGTCCAGACTGAGGTGGGGAGGACCCTTAGCTGTTAAACAGCTGTGTGCAAGCAATATCCCTCTGCTTCTAGTGGATTTGTTAGCCAACAACCAACCAGAAGTTGACAGCACCAATGATCAAGTTGGGCTTTCCCCTATAGGAGTCGTATGGACAGTATTGTCAATATGTCAGTGCCTTTCCGGTGGAGCCTTAACTTTTCGGCAGATTCTGCTTAGATGTAATCATATCAAGCTCATCTCTGACTTGATATCTGATATGCATCTCAAGCTTGTAAAGTCCTGGGTTGGGCCTGGTGGAGGGAAGGATGGTGTAAGAGATATAACAAACGCAGTAATTGATGTCTTGGCATTTCCTTTTGTGGCCGTACAGAATGTTCCAGGATTGCCATCAACCACTGCTTCAGTGAATAGTGGGGCCCTTCTCAACCTGGGTTCACCAGGTGTGAGAGTTGGCATGGAAGACAAAGACATGGTGAAAGTAATTGAAGAAGACCTTGGAAAGTATATTAAAAACCTTTTGGAG GTAGGAGTGCCAGGCATCATTCTTTGGTGTTTAGAGCACTTGGACTTAAAGGATATGGGAAGGCCTGTGGCCTTCCTTGCAAAAATGATTGGTTACCGACCATTGGCAGTTCAACTTGTGGGTAAAGGCTTGTTGGATCCTAAAAGGATGAGAAGATTGCTCGACTGTTCAAGCCCAAGAGAGGTGATGCTGGATGTTCTGATGATTGTTTCTGATTTGGCTCGCATGGACAAG GGATTCTACGAATACATTAATGGAGCATCTGTATTGGAGTTCTTCAAGGAATTTCTTACCCATGAAGATCCTAATGTGCGCTCAAAGGCTTGCAGTGCTCTAGGAAATATGTGCCGGCACAGCTCCTACTTTTATAGTTCCCTA GCAAGGCATCAAATCATTGGTCTCCTTATTGATCGATGTTCTGATCCAGATAAACGGACACGGAAATTTGCTTGCTTTGCT ATTGGGAATGCTGCCTACCATGACAAGATATTATATGAAGAGCTACGAAGATCTATACCCTCTCTTGCGAATTTGTTGGTTTCGTCCGAAGAAGACAAGACTAAAGCAAATGCTGCAGGTGCACTAAGCAATCTCGTCCGCCACTCCGACCAGCTTTGCGAAGATATTGTGTCTAAGGGAGCCATGCAG TCTCTACTGAAGTTGGTGGCTGATTGTTCTGTGGTGGCACTCAACCCGCCGGGTAGGAAAGATTCAGTAAACGAGTCACCTCTGAAAATAGCTCTGTTCTCATTGGCAAAGATGTGTTCGCATCAGCCCTGCAGACAATTCCTCCGTTCATCACCGCTGTTCTCTGTGATCGGACGCCTTCGGCAATCTCCGGAATCAACAATTGCCAACTATGCCTCCCTTATTTTCACCAAAGTTGCTGATTCTTGA
- the LOC103440003 gene encoding serine/threonine-protein kinase TIO-like isoform X2 — MGVENYHVIELVGEGSFGKVYKGRRKHTGQTVAMKFIMKHGKSDKDIHNLRQEIEILRKLKHENIIEMLDSFESPQEFCVVTEFAQGELFEILEDDKCLPEEQVQAIAKQLVRALHYLHSNRIIHRDMKPQNILIGAGSIVKLCDFGFARAMSTNTVVLRSIKGTPLYMAPELVREQPYNHTADLWSLGVILYELFVGQPPFYTNSVYALIRHIVKDPVKYPDNMSPSFKNFLKGLLNKVPQNRLTWPALLEHPFVKETPHELEAREMRSATAADRGCVAAWRGEGNKVQTSVVAVSSPASSENNSGISFQNDAQANTPESTTVNSSPNEFPGFANPNEVKQSGFQILDRLENNSRTVKGAQIISQDNEALAHVLVPLKRCSNGPPNSCKDEDIINSNQSLRILSNLVAAGAFQSSGLLDEIIHELLAYTAIIVSMKSSEVNELKAKSFSVIKILVDNAGSSIGGSYFRHWVALSDIFSQVVDCSEDASGRVLYESIACITIMLRRVTQGLKSFSSTSDPNEALKQILDHAKRSGLVDQLCLCLVTAGSSLISGSSNMLRAACEACVAIWFLIDASENLCMKRNAYLFPLNTMRRPSPQLDIRDQDQGSLIGTEASKLVAVVTRAFLRSKAVQVAIHYCLHQRLEASLYAVIQLLLRCCLHNGIVPGVLCGLPTSLPVTTVVSGGGDGTIISEIFSLLSLCISSQNKDPQAVETTTFMSKLTNPTTLVLHSCLILATVAQCLKATGRNSALFMLTTSPKKQLSRLSVLSHHFSSEESKNASFQAHTSSAMLALASILFLESGSSVESSIFEVAVPLIPKSAMLCEYLKLSSGKGNELRLNGPSGALSYWHGLRDGCVGLLESRLRWGGPLAVKQLCASNIPLLLVDLLANNQPEVDSTNDQVGLSPIGVVWTVLSICQCLSGGALTFRQILLRCNHIKLISDLISDMHLKLVKSWVGPGGGKDGVRDITNAVIDVLAFPFVAVQNVPGLPSTTASVNSGALLNLGSPGVRVGMEDKDMVKVIEEDLGKYIKNLLEVGVPGIILWCLEHLDLKDMGRPVAFLAKMIGYRPLAVQLVGKGLLDPKRMRRLLDCSSPREVMLDVLMIVSDLARMDKGFYEYINGASVLEFFKEFLTHEDPNVRSKACSALGNMCRHSSYFYSSLARHQIIGLLIDRCSDPDKRTRKFACFAIGNAAYHDKILYEELRRSIPSLANLLVSSEEDKTKANAAGALSNLVRHSDQLCEDIVSKGAMQSLLKLVADCSVVALNPPGRKDSVNESPLKIALFSLAKMCSHQPCRQFLRSSPLFSVIGRLRQSPESTIANYASLIFTKVADS, encoded by the exons ATGGGAGTCGAGAACTACCATGTGATTGAGCTTGTAGGTGAAGGTTCCTTTGGGAAGGTATACAAGGGAAGGCGAAAGCACACCGGTCAG ACCGTTGCAATGAAATTCATCATGAAGCATGGCAAAAGTGACAAAGATATCCACAATTTAAGACAAGAAATTGAG ATCCTACGAAAGTTGAAGCACGAAAACATCATTGAAATGCTTGATTCCTTTGAAAGCCCACAAGAGTTCTGTGTTGTCACAGAATTTGCACAA GGTGAACTATTTGAAATTCTTGAGGATGATAAGTGCCTTCCTGAAGAACAAGTTCAAGCTATTGCAAAGCAGCTG GTGAGGGCATTGCATTATCTGCATTCCAACCGTATCATCCATCGTGACATGAAACCACAAAACATTCTCATTGGTGCTGGTTCTATTGTTAAG CTCTGTGATTTTGGGTTTGCACGTGCAATGTCCACAAACACTGTTGTTTTGCGATCCATTAAAG GTACTCCTCTGTACATGGCACCTGAACTAGTACGGGAACAACCTTACAACCACACTGCAGATCTCTGGTCTCTTGGAGTAATATT ATATGAATTATTTGTAGGCCAGCCTCCCTTTTATACAAACTCTGTATATGCACTCATCAGGCACATTGTCAAG GATCCAGTTAAATATCCTGACAACATGAGTCCAAGTTTTAAAAACTTTCTTAAGGGACTGCTCAATAAG GTACCTCAAAATCGATTGACTTGGCCAGCTCTTCTGGAACACCCATTTGTTAAAGAGACTCCTCATGAACTGGAGGCTAGG GAAATGCGTTCAGCTACTGCTGCAGATAGGGGATGTGTTGCGGCATGGAGGGGTGAAGGAAACAAAGTTCAAACATCAGTTGTGGCTGTTTCATCTCCTG CTTCTTCAGAGAACAACAGTGGAATAAGTTTTCAGAATGATGCTCAAGCAAATACTCCTGAATCCACAACAGTCAATTCTTCCCCAAATGAGTTCCCAGGATTTGCAAATCCTAATGAAGTTAAACAGTCAG GTTTCCAAATTTTGGACAGATTGGAAAATAACTCTCGTACAGTCAAAGGTGCACAAATAATAAGTCAAGATAATGAAGCATTAGCACATGTTTTGGTACCACTAAAAAGATGCTCCAATGGACCCCCAAattcttgcaa GGATGAAGATATTATTAATTCAAACCAGTCTTTGAGAATCCTTTCAAACTTAGTTGCAGCTGGTGCCTTCCAGTCCAGCGGACTGCTTGATGAAATAATACACGAACTTCTTGCTTACACTGCCATCATTGTGAGCATGAAATCTTCTGAAGTAAATGAGTTAAAGGCGAAG AGTTTCTCAGTGATTaaaattttggttgacaatgctGGAAGCAGCATTGGTGGCTCATATTTCAGGCACTGGGTTGCCTTATCTGATATTTTTTCACAG GTTGTGGATTGTAGTGAAGATGCATCTGGAAGAGTTCTGTATGAGTCCATTGCTTGCATTACTATCATGTTAAGAAGAGTCACTCAGGGCCTTAAATCTTTTTCCTCAACCTCTGATCCTAATGAAGCACTGAAACAGATTCTGGATCACGCTAAAAGATCTGGTTTAGTGGACCAACTTTGTCTCTGCTTAGTAACCGCAGGGTCAAGTCTTATTTCAGGCTCTTCAAATATGCTGCGTGCAGCTTGTGAAGCATGTGTGGCAATTTGGTTTCTGATAGATGCATCAGAAAATCTTTGTATGAAAAGAAATGCCTATTTATTCCCGCTAAACACTATGCGCCGGCCTTCACCCCAACTTGACATTAGGGATCAAGATCAAGGTTCTTTGATTGGGACAGAAGCATCAAAACTTGTTGCTGTAGTTACAAGAGCATTCCTTAGATCAAAAGCAGTACAAGTTGCTATCCATTATTGCCTTCACCAACGACTTGAAGCTTCACTGTATGCTGTCATTCAG TTGTTGTTGAGGTGCTGCTTGCATAATGGAATTGTTCCAGGTGTTCTATGTGGCCTGCCTACTTCCCTACCTGTAACTACTGTTGTTAGTGGCGGAGGTGATGGAACCATTATTTCAGAGATATTCTCTTTGTTGTCTTTGTGCATTTCGTCTCAAAATAAAGATCCCCAAGCAGTTGAGACAACCACCTTCATGAGCAAATTAACCAATCCCACTACCTTGGTTCTGCATTCATGCCTCATCCTTGCAACAGTTGCACAATGTTTGAAGGCAACTGGAAGAAATTCTGCACTATTTATGCTAACGACCTCTCCAAAGAAGCAGCTTTCTCGACTTTCTGTCCTTTCTCATCATTTTTCTTCTGAAGAGAGCAAAAATGCCTCCTTTCAAGCTCATACTTCATCAGCCATGCTGGCACTGGCTTCTATTTTGTTCCTTGAATCTGGCAGTTCTGTTGAGTCTTCTATCTTTGAGGTAGCAGTGCCCTTGATTCCTAAAAGTGCCATGCTATGTGAATACCTGAAGCTTTCATCAGGCAAAGGAAATGAATTGCGTTTGAATGGCCCCAGTGGTGCTCTCTCATACTGGCATGGTCTAAGGGATGGATGTGTTGGCTTGCTGGAGTCCAGACTGAGGTGGGGAGGACCCTTAGCTGTTAAACAGCTGTGTGCAAGCAATATCCCTCTGCTTCTAGTGGATTTGTTAGCCAACAACCAACCAGAAGTTGACAGCACCAATGATCAAGTTGGGCTTTCCCCTATAGGAGTCGTATGGACAGTATTGTCAATATGTCAGTGCCTTTCCGGTGGAGCCTTAACTTTTCGGCAGATTCTGCTTAGATGTAATCATATCAAGCTCATCTCTGACTTGATATCTGATATGCATCTCAAGCTTGTAAAGTCCTGGGTTGGGCCTGGTGGAGGGAAGGATGGTGTAAGAGATATAACAAACGCAGTAATTGATGTCTTGGCATTTCCTTTTGTGGCCGTACAGAATGTTCCAGGATTGCCATCAACCACTGCTTCAGTGAATAGTGGGGCCCTTCTCAACCTGGGTTCACCAGGTGTGAGAGTTGGCATGGAAGACAAAGACATGGTGAAAGTAATTGAAGAAGACCTTGGAAAGTATATTAAAAACCTTTTGGAG GTAGGAGTGCCAGGCATCATTCTTTGGTGTTTAGAGCACTTGGACTTAAAGGATATGGGAAGGCCTGTGGCCTTCCTTGCAAAAATGATTGGTTACCGACCATTGGCAGTTCAACTTGTGGGTAAAGGCTTGTTGGATCCTAAAAGGATGAGAAGATTGCTCGACTGTTCAAGCCCAAGAGAGGTGATGCTGGATGTTCTGATGATTGTTTCTGATTTGGCTCGCATGGACAAG GGATTCTACGAATACATTAATGGAGCATCTGTATTGGAGTTCTTCAAGGAATTTCTTACCCATGAAGATCCTAATGTGCGCTCAAAGGCTTGCAGTGCTCTAGGAAATATGTGCCGGCACAGCTCCTACTTTTATAGTTCCCTA GCAAGGCATCAAATCATTGGTCTCCTTATTGATCGATGTTCTGATCCAGATAAACGGACACGGAAATTTGCTTGCTTTGCT ATTGGGAATGCTGCCTACCATGACAAGATATTATATGAAGAGCTACGAAGATCTATACCCTCTCTTGCGAATTTGTTGGTTTCGTCCGAAGAAGACAAGACTAAAGCAAATGCTGCAGGTGCACTAAGCAATCTCGTCCGCCACTCCGACCAGCTTTGCGAAGATATTGTGTCTAAGGGAGCCATGCAG TCTCTACTGAAGTTGGTGGCTGATTGTTCTGTGGTGGCACTCAACCCGCCGGGTAGGAAAGATTCAGTAAACGAGTCACCTCTGAAAATAGCTCTGTTCTCATTGGCAAAGATGTGTTCGCATCAGCCCTGCAGACAATTCCTCCGTTCATCACCGCTGTTCTCTGTGATCGGACGCCTTCGGCAATCTCCGGAATCAACAATTGCCAACTATGCCTCCCTTATTTTCACCAAAGTTGCTGATTCTTGA